A portion of the bacterium genome contains these proteins:
- a CDS encoding flippase, which produces MSYSRRVFLNTLAQSFSRVFSIAVSIGTAMILTRYLGPDGYGKYNTAIGFVGLLAVLGDLGIYNILVRELSQSSSRREEVLANVFAWRLLSSVLVLLVIAVAGWLMPYEKVVKLAILIEAVRNSVYVLRTFFTSLPQVNLRLDLSAWGEIIGRGSFLLSVILVAVFHWSLLVLFVLLLTTTVLETLWMFFSFKKLGGSLHLAWDSEFLKVFLKDSIVLGFAYILGSMHFRLDTVLLSVMKPAEDVGIYSVAYRIFQTFVMLPAVFITVVYPRFAELAAKNRWSDFFRFSLRILWLAAWPLAILSFLYAPYMVRIIGGEAYSQSVMPLWLLSFAIVGGFMYAGFSQMAVALKRQKLVVLVAGVAVFINMVLNLALIPAFSYSGAALATLVSECFAFIVFAFLFNRFLGFRIDYGYWLKIVFLALFVGVIARGLQWFLPYSEFALQSLPLAMLEIGLIWLACFLLYFVLAVKFNFLPRTILKEIIKR; this is translated from the coding sequence ATGTCCTATTCGAGGCGAGTTTTTTTAAATACTTTAGCGCAGTCTTTTTCTCGTGTTTTTTCTATAGCAGTAAGCATTGGCACAGCAATGATTTTAACCCGTTATTTAGGACCTGATGGATACGGGAAGTACAATACTGCTATCGGTTTTGTGGGTCTTTTGGCTGTTTTGGGTGATTTGGGTATTTATAATATTTTAGTTCGGGAGTTAAGCCAGAGTTCCTCCAGACGAGAAGAGGTTTTGGCTAATGTTTTTGCTTGGCGTTTGCTTTCTTCTGTTTTGGTGCTTTTGGTTATTGCTGTTGCTGGTTGGTTAATGCCCTACGAAAAGGTGGTTAAATTAGCTATTTTGATAGAGGCTGTTCGCAATTCAGTCTATGTTTTGCGGACATTTTTTACTTCTCTACCCCAAGTAAATCTGCGTTTAGATCTTTCTGCGTGGGGAGAAATTATTGGTCGCGGCAGTTTTCTTTTGTCAGTAATTTTAGTAGCGGTTTTTCATTGGAGCCTGCTTGTGCTTTTTGTTTTGCTGTTGACAACCACAGTTTTGGAGACTTTGTGGATGTTTTTTAGTTTTAAAAAACTGGGCGGTAGTTTGCATTTAGCTTGGGATTCCGAATTTTTAAAAGTTTTTTTAAAAGATTCAATAGTTTTAGGTTTTGCTTATATTTTGGGTAGTATGCATTTTCGTTTGGATACAGTTTTACTTTCAGTGATGAAGCCGGCTGAAGATGTGGGTATTTATAGCGTTGCTTACCGCATTTTTCAGACCTTTGTAATGCTGCCAGCGGTTTTTATCACTGTGGTTTACCCTCGTTTTGCTGAATTGGCAGCGAAAAACAGATGGTCTGATTTTTTCCGTTTTTCCTTGAGGATTCTCTGGTTGGCAGCTTGGCCCTTGGCAATTTTGAGTTTTCTGTATGCTCCTTATATGGTTAGGATTATAGGAGGGGAAGCTTATTCTCAATCAGTTATGCCGCTTTGGCTTTTGTCTTTTGCTATTGTGGGGGGGTTCATGTATGCTGGCTTTAGCCAGATGGCGGTGGCTCTGAAACGTCAAAAACTAGTAGTTTTAGTAGCTGGTGTAGCTGTTTTTATTAATATGGTTTTAAACTTGGCCCTTATACCCGCTTTTTCTTATAGTGGTGCGGCTTTAGCTACTTTAGTTTCCGAGTGTTTTGCTTTTATTGTCTTTGCTTTTCTTTTTAACCGCTTTTTAGGGTTTCGTATTGATTATGGATATTGGCTGAAGATTGTTTTTTTGGCTTTGTTTGTGGGGGTTATTGCTAGGGGTTTACAATGGTTTTTGCCTTATTCGGAATTTGCTCTTCAATCTTTGCCTTTGGCAATGTTAGAGATTGGTTTGATATGGTTGGCTTGTTTTTTGCTTTATTTTGTTTTGGCTGTAAAGTTTAATTTTCTACCCCGGACAATTTTAAAAGAGATAATAAAAAGGTGA
- a CDS encoding glycosyltransferase, translated as MSKPKVSVVIPAFNAENTIAETLYSLFWQSFRNFEIIVVDDGSSDRTGKIVESLKGCSPVLTYLYQKNKGPAAARNKGFSHSQGEYLIWVDADDIWLPQRLEMLVSFLDKNANVDLVTSDAYLWYPPAKIKGTYYSTYPLPKEFSFTNLLQRNFVFTSTLMRRSVWSETGGLNESRNIIGVEDYEFWLRVLKKNFKLAVLGDPLMFYRINPKGLSAKKPKVNQALLEIFALVRRLNLTAEEEKIICQRERELKLHLAQSYAKDKNLDQALVYFQQLPSLWARLSFLLLQRRYLKLWRFLFKAKRFLGKLKRKI; from the coding sequence ATGAGTAAACCTAAGGTTTCAGTAGTTATCCCTGCCTTTAATGCTGAAAATACTATTGCCGAGACGCTTTATAGCTTGTTTTGGCAGAGCTTTAGGAATTTTGAAATTATTGTGGTTGACGATGGCTCAAGTGATCGTACTGGCAAAATAGTTGAATCTTTAAAAGGCTGTTCACCTGTTCTTACCTATCTTTATCAAAAAAATAAAGGTCCAGCTGCAGCTCGCAATAAGGGTTTTTCCCATAGCCAAGGAGAGTATTTAATTTGGGTAGATGCTGATGATATTTGGTTGCCGCAGCGATTAGAAATGTTAGTTTCTTTTTTAGACAAGAATGCAAACGTTGATTTAGTAACTTCTGATGCTTATCTTTGGTATCCACCAGCAAAAATAAAGGGCACCTACTATTCAACTTATCCTCTGCCTAAAGAGTTTTCCTTTACAAATTTATTGCAGAGAAATTTTGTCTTTACTTCGACTTTGATGAGACGCAGTGTTTGGTCAGAAACAGGAGGTTTAAATGAATCCAGAAATATTATTGGGGTTGAGGATTATGAGTTTTGGCTTAGGGTTTTAAAAAAGAATTTTAAGCTGGCTGTTTTGGGCGACCCTCTAATGTTTTATCGGATAAATCCCAAAGGTCTTTCTGCTAAAAAGCCAAAAGTTAACCAAGCTCTTCTTGAGATTTTTGCTTTAGTGCGGCGTTTAAATCTTACTGCAGAGGAAGAAAAAATAATTTGTCAGAGAGAGCGCGAACTCAAGCTCCATCTGGCTCAGTCTTATGCCAAAGATAAAAATTTGGATCAGGCTTTAGTTTATTTTCAACAACTTCCTTCTTTATGGGCGCGTCTTTCTTTTTTATTGCTCCAGCGCCGTTATCTAAAATTATGGCGTTTTCTTTTTAAAGCAAAGCGATTCTTGGGCAAGCTAAAAAGGAAAATATGA
- a CDS encoding glycosyltransferase: MKPKVVHLIDVLEKGGAQKIVFDIVSSGGFNFEVFAFWGGVYQKEIESLGVKVRVLGIHPEKIGFRHPLNLLKTFLWLRKNIAEVKPDILQTHLLGADMWGRLAVPKRVKTVQTIHSAEKFRGKLLSRFGLKTFLFDRWLNAKTDLIVAVSEAAKEGLSKEGIRPEKIKVIYPGVDTKKFAPNEKKRKFWRQKWQATSKLVIGSVGRLAKVKRFDLLIKALSSLPKEIVLVLVGGGPEEKALKKLASVLGLRKRVYFLGECDNVAEVLNGFDIFVLCSEWEGFPLALIEAAANQKAIVAVNVGGIPEFVENKKTGILIKQNHPQILAKKLRFLYLNPQERKRLAQNAYKKAQDFDTQKMVDSYKQIYSSLL; encoded by the coding sequence ATGAAACCTAAAGTTGTCCATCTGATTGATGTGTTAGAAAAAGGGGGAGCGCAAAAGATTGTTTTTGATATTGTTTCTTCAGGCGGTTTTAATTTTGAGGTCTTTGCTTTTTGGGGCGGGGTTTATCAAAAAGAGATTGAGTCTTTGGGAGTTAAAGTGAGGGTTCTTGGCATTCATCCTGAAAAAATAGGTTTTCGTCATCCTTTAAACTTATTAAAAACATTTCTTTGGTTAAGGAAAAATATTGCTGAGGTTAAACCCGATATCTTGCAAACCCATCTTTTGGGAGCTGATATGTGGGGGAGGCTGGCGGTTCCTAAAAGAGTGAAAACTGTGCAGACAATCCATTCAGCAGAAAAGTTTAGAGGCAAACTTCTTTCAAGATTTGGTTTAAAGACTTTTCTTTTTGATCGCTGGCTGAACGCTAAAACAGATTTAATTGTGGCTGTTAGTGAGGCGGCAAAAGAAGGTTTAAGCAAAGAAGGGATTAGGCCAGAAAAGATAAAAGTTATATATCCCGGAGTAGACACAAAAAAGTTTGCCCCCAATGAAAAAAAGAGAAAGTTTTGGCGCCAAAAGTGGCAGGCAACTTCAAAATTAGTTATTGGAAGTGTGGGGCGGTTAGCCAAGGTAAAAAGGTTTGATCTTTTAATTAAAGCTTTAAGTTCGTTGCCCAAAGAGATAGTGTTAGTGTTGGTTGGTGGTGGACCAGAAGAAAAAGCTTTAAAAAAGCTTGCTAGTGTTTTAGGGTTAAGAAAGAGGGTCTATTTTTTGGGAGAATGTGATAATGTGGCTGAAGTTTTAAACGGCTTTGACATCTTTGTGCTTTGTTCTGAATGGGAGGGTTTCCCTTTGGCTTTGATAGAGGCAGCTGCAAATCAAAAAGCTATTGTAGCCGTTAATGTCGGAGGCATACCTGAGTTTGTTGAAAATAAAAAAACAGGCATTTTGATTAAGCAAAATCATCCGCAAATTTTGGCCAAAAAGCTTAGATTTTTATATTTAAATCCTCAAGAAAGGAAGCGTTTAGCCCAAAATGCTTATAAAAAAGCCCAAGATTTTGACACCCAAAAAATGGTTGACAGCTATAAACAAATTTATTCTTCCTTATTATGA